From a single Aspergillus puulaauensis MK2 DNA, chromosome 2, nearly complete sequence genomic region:
- a CDS encoding ankyrin repeat domain-containing protein (InterPro:IPR002110,IPR020683,IPR036770;~PFAM:PF13606;~go_function: GO:0005515 - protein binding [Evidence IEA]), which produces MDAPKDFVHLQLELRIEVAQYLSGKSLIAFAKTSKAAYGIACPLLEKDQETEEERSSADLTFIWDYYEPPTRPRGLSFRKWRSSMPDGRIMEAAITKLRILIRACEAGDIQKVHALLGQGVSPNLPSQLTAPPCQVSVPPGFQVRSHYYTPLQAATHFNGTDVVRALLAAGAEITTVFESLAFLFCMGRPDQDTLDLLINHGFNIHATTPDGYTEDNLLHWACRNGCPAVAIANLINNGISIHTPDRFSDTPIVIAIE; this is translated from the coding sequence ATGGATGCCCCTAAAGACTTCGTTCACCTCCAACTGGAGCTGAGAATTGAGGTTGCGCAATATCTATCAGGTAAAAGCCTCATAGCATTCGCCAAAACATCAAAAGCCGCCTACGGAATCGCCTGTCCGCTACTCGAAAAGGACcaggaaacagaagaagagagatcTAGTGCGGATTTGACATTCATATGGGACTATTACGAACCTCCCACACGACCCCGAGGCTTATCGTTCCGCAAATGGCGTTCTTCTATGCCTGATGGAAGAATAATGGAAGCTGCCATAACCAAGCTCAGGATCTTAATAAGGGCCTGCGAGGCGGGTGATATTCAAAAGGTCCATGCTCTGCTAGGCCAGGGCGTTTCACCTAACCTGCCCAGCCAGTTGACAGCCCCTCCATGCCAGGTGAGCGTGCCACCGGGGTTTCAAGTACGCTCTCATTACTATACCCCTCTCCAGGCCGCCACGCACTTCAACGGGACGGACGTTGTCAGGgctcttcttgctgctggggctgaaATAACTACTGTGTTTGAGAGTCTTGCCTTTCTATTCTGCATGGGACGCCCAGACCAAGATACCCTGGATCTTCTAATTAATCACGGTTTCAATATCCACGCGACAACACCGGACGGGTACACAGAAGACAACCTACTACACTGGGCATGTAGGAATGGCTGCCCGGCAGTCGCAATTGCGAATCTGATCAACAACGGAATAAGCATACATACGCCTGACCGTTTTTCGGATACTCCCATAGTCATTGCCATTGAGTGA
- a CDS encoding MCT family MFS transporter (COG:G;~EggNog:ENOG410QDAS;~InterPro:IPR020846,IPR011701,IPR036259;~PFAM:PF07690;~TransMembrane:12 (i43-64o84-106i113-129o135-158i170-190o202-226i246-268o280-299i311-330o336-360i372-390o402-425i);~go_function: GO:0022857 - transmembrane transporter activity [Evidence IEA];~go_process: GO:0055085 - transmembrane transport [Evidence IEA]): MATMASTPQQTSLVHDDIELDEASAREPSEGVSHAYPEGGREAWMCLFGSALMMFPSFGFQAAIGTVQGYLSQHQLAHYSVSQIGWITAMLLFLTLFFGVQVGPLFDRYGPRMLLVAGSLSSFASYILLAECTEYWHFMLCLGIFSGSAAAVVTTVSISVLSHWFYRRRALASGLCMAGSSAGGAILPILLRHLFPMYGWKWSIRIISFIALACYSAGIALVKGRFPPSPLRRATIDIAAFKSPRLSFLALAVFVFEFIIFGCAALLPTYVRFAGLSKDVQFYSVTLLNSMSLLGRVLPGIAADLVGRFNILLSLVTLTFIVMATVWLPVGSASEATLYAVVAVFGFGSGGWISLTPVCAGQLCRTDEYGRFYSTVYAVASFGVLISVPVGGELLSATTPQILIGMYSAVLLLGLVCVALSRWALLDWRWRWRVKV, encoded by the exons ATGGCAACAATGGCAAGCACGCCCCAACAGACTTCCCTTGTCCACGACGACATTGAACTCGATGAGGCATCGGCGAGAGAACCTTCCGAAGGTGTCAGCCATGCTTACCCTGAAGGAGGCCGCGAGGCGTGGATGTGCCTCTTCGGCTCAGCCCTGATGATGTTTCCATCGTTTGGATTCCAGGCTGCCA TTGGGACAGTACAGGGCTATCTCAGTCAGCACCAGCTCGCCCACTACAGCGTCAGCCAAATCGGCTGGATCACAGCGATGTTGCTCTTCTTGACCCTCTTCTTTGGTGTGCAGGTTGGGCCTTTATTCGACCGTTACGGGCCCAGAATGCTGTTAGTTGCTGGTTCTCTTTCGAGCTTTGCCTCGTACATCCTCCTGGCTGAATGCACGGAGTACTGGCACTTCATGCTCTGTCTGGGCATCTTCAGCGgttctgcagcagcagtcgTCACGACTGTTTCGATATCAGTACTCAGCCATTGGTTCTACAGACGCCGTGCACTCGCCTCTGGTCTCTGCATGGCTGGTTCATCAGCAGGTGGTGCAATACTTCCTATCCTGCTCCGTCACCTCTTCCCAATGTACGGCTGGAAGTGGTCAATCCGTATTATCTCTTTCATCGCACTCGCCTGCTACTCTGCCGGAATCGCACTCGTCAAAGGCCGCTTCCCTCCAAGCCCGCTGCGAAGAGCCACAATTGATATCGCGGCCTTCAAATCTCCACGTCTcagcttcctcgccctcgccgttTTCGTCTTTGAATTCATCATCTTTGGCTGCGCTGCCCTACTCCCAACATATGTCCGCTTCGCTGGTCTTTCTAAAGACGTCCAGTTCTACTCCGTCACGCTGCTTAACAGCATGAGCCTTCTCGGCCGTGTTCTTCCCGGCATCGCCGCAGACCTGGTTGGCCgcttcaacatcctcctctccctcgtcacCCTCACCTTCATCGTCATGGCCACCGTCTGGCTCCCCGTCGGTTCCGCGAGCGAAGCAACCTTATACGCCGTCGTCGCggtcttcggcttcggctcCGGTGGCTGGATCTCGCTGACGCCTGTATGTGCTGGCCAACTATGCCGGACTGATGAATATGGCCGTTTCTATAGCACGGTCTATGCGGTTGCCTCGTTTGGCGTGCTGATTTCGGTGCCTGTTGGTGGAGAGTTGCTGTCGGCTACGACGCCTCAGATCCTTATTGGCATGTATTCGGCTGTTTTGCTGCTTGGTTTGGTGTGCGTGGCTTTGTCGCGGTGGGCGCTGTTGGattggaggtggaggtggag